In one Thunnus maccoyii chromosome 12, fThuMac1.1, whole genome shotgun sequence genomic region, the following are encoded:
- the ccl25a gene encoding C-C motif chemokine 25, with the protein MRFNTLFFLLILSGLCLALAQVSYDDCCLKYVRRLSKGTQKHAVKYREQKTDGGCNIPAIIFTMRRGRMICANPKDTWVIELMERIDNKKPHNKHHLQGQKS; encoded by the exons ATGAGGTTCAACACGTTGTTCTTTTTGCTGATCCTATCCGGTCTCTGTCTTGCATTGGCACAAG TTTCCTATGATGACTGTTGTCTAAAGTATGTGAGAAGATTGAGCAAAGGCACTCAGAAACATGCAGTGAAAtacagagaacagaaaacagatgGAGGTTGCAACATCCCTGcaataat CTTCACCATGAGGAGGGGCCGTATGATTTGCGCAAACCCAAAGGATACATGGGTGATAGAACTGATGGAGAGAATTgacaacaaaaaaccccacaacaAG CACCATCTACAAGGACAGAAAAGCTGA